The nucleotide sequence GCATGAAGTACGACATTTTTCTGGGTGAGAGAACGAAACCCAACGAAGTCCCTGTGGCGGCGCGGGACGTGGCCGACGGTGAGGCCGTGGCGGTCCTGGATTATCAGCATCGGCCCCTCGTGATCGTCACGCACCCCGAAAGGGCGGTGACGGCCCTGACCCCCTATTTCGCCAAAGGTGCAACCCTCACCGGATGGGCCGGTCCTTTGGTGCCCGGTCTTCCCAAAGTGCAAGCCCTTCGGCTTGTCCCGAAAGGCGGTTCCCGATGAAGACGGCGGCGGATGCGTTTGACGAACTTTGGGCGTCTCTGGACGATTCGGCGAGGGCACAGATCGAGAGGACCGTGGACGCGGACATAGGCCGGAATGGAATGGACCGCCTTTCCCGCGAAGAACTCACGGCCTTACGGCGTGATCTCGCTTGGGCGCAACTGGACCCCGCCGGGTTCCTCAAGGCCCGCCGGGCCAAGGGGAGGCTCCGCTATGCTCCTTGACGCAACGGACAGGCTTGAGGCCGAACTGACCGATCTTCACGCCCAGGCGGAACAAGCCCGGCGAAAGACGCAAGAGGCCCGCGAACAGGCGGCGGCGGCAGAAATCGCCTACAGGGAAGCCCTGCGTCAAGCCGACGATGAAGAAATTGGAACCGGGGCGGATCTGCCGGAAGGAATGGCCCTCAAGGGTACCAAGGCCCTGTGGACCGCTTGGCAGGAACGGCTTTCCTCCCTCGTTGAAGCGATTGCCGGCAAGTCCGAAGCCCTTGCCGTGGAGCGGTCCAAGGCGGAAAAGGCCGAATTGGACACCCTCGCGGAATCCATGCCCGCCCTCGTGGATAGGATAGAACGAAGTTACGCTACGTTGGCCCTTGTGCTCGGAGAGGCCCACGACGCCCTCCGGCGCTTTGACGGAGGGTTCCACAACCCCGCCGGGGAACGGGTGTCGCATCCGGGAGGGCAGATTCTGCGGCGCTTCCTCGCCGAGATGAGAACGGACCGGGTGAACTATCTCCGGCGACTCGGGGAGAAGCGCAAGATTCACTTCGGCGTGGCGCGGCACCCCACCCTTGAGGTCGAACCTGCAAGGCGCTCGGGGGAGGAGTAACACCGATGCCCTACAAAGACCCGGAACTTCGGCGGGCGGCAGTGAGGGATTCGCTCAGGCGGCGGAGAGCGGCGGATAAACCCGCCCGAAAACCCTTGCCGGGCCTCGCTGAATTGCGGCTTGAGAACGCGCGGGATGTGATTCACGTTCTTCACGGGCAGGTGGCGGCGCTCCTCGAAGATCAGACCATTAGCACGGTAGAACGCGCGCGGACGGTGGCCCTGCTATGCTCGGGCCTTTTGCGGGCCTTTGAACAGTCTGACCTTCTTGACCGGCTCGAAACCCTCGAAAGGAAGGCGGGAGAAGATCGGCGACATGGAGGAATCTATCAATGAATGGACATCAACAGCGGCTTGAACGCCTGGCCGGTGGGTTCAAGGTGGATTCGCTCGACGACCCCGACATGATGCGGACCGTTTGGGACCGAATCGTGCAACTGGATGGGGTGGCCCAGAAGGTTCCTCCGCCACAGGAAGGAGAAACCCTCCGGGAATGGTACGCCCGGCGAGGGTGCCCGGTGTCCCAATGAACTCCCTTCGACGGCGGGTTGAGGCCCTAAGCCGGACGGCGGCGGCGCGAGGGGCGGACTTCATCGTGTGCCGTTTTGTGGAGGAGCCCGAAGGCTCCGGCAACTGGCGGTCTGTGGAATCCATCGGGAAAGAGCCCGTGCCCGCCGGACTCACCCCCGAGGAATTCGAGCGGATCGTTTCGGAGCGGTACCCTGACCACGCGGCCCTCTTAGTGTTTCGGACGAGCAAACCTCTGGAACGGGCATGAGACCCCGTGAGGCGGTCCAGGAATCGCGGAAAGGGACGGGCGAGGGGGTTTGCACGCCCCCGCCCGTCCTGGGGCCTCTCACGGGCTTGGACGCCCACCCCAAGATATGGGGGTGGGGCACTTTCGGAAGGTTCGGAAGGGCCAAGAATGGGCCGAAAATGGCCTTCGTCTTTTAAAATGAACAGGATACGATTTGACATAATGTTTTTTATCGGACGTGACGGCGCGTATTCTCGCGCGCGCGCGAGGATGCAAACTTGTCAACACCGCAACAGGGGCATAGATTGACCTGGGAGGGTGTGGGATGCCGATTGATCTTGATGGTCTTAAAGGAAAGGTGTTCAGTCCGGCGGAGGCCGCGCAAATCTTAGGGGTAACGCCCGATTCGGTACGTCGGCTGGTACGGGAAAGAAAACTCGGCGCGGTTCACCCCTTCGGCGGTACGACGTACCTCATCCACGGCGACGCGCTCATTCGATACGTTCGAGGGCTCCCGCCGAAGGACACTCCAAAGCACATGGAGGGCGGGGAGTGATAGCCTCCGCCGATCACCTAGAAGTGGGTTCGCCCTCGGCCTGGGGACCGGGAGGCGGAACTGTCGGAGTGAAAGGAGGTGGATTGAGAGGAACGACCTGGAGGCGACTGGAGCCCGGCCTTTACGAACTTCCACCGGGCAAGGATGGGAAGCCCCGCTTTGCGGCGGAATGGGTCTATCAGGGGCGCAAGGTCCGGCGGAGGTTCCCAACCGTGACCCTTGCGCGTCAAGCCCTGTACGCCGTAAGAGGGCAAATCATTGAAGGTCGGTATATTGACCGGAGAAAGGAGGCGGCAACCCCCTTTAACGAGGCGGTAAAGACCTTCCTACAATGGAGCGAAATCAACACCCGTCCCACAACGCACAGGCGGGACAAGGAATTCGCGGCGGGATGGGTGGCCTTCTTCGGTGGGAAGACCCTGGGGGAAATCACCCCCGGCGAGGTTGAGCGATTCAAGACGGCGGAGGCGGTCCGGCCTCGGAAAGGTGGGATCCGGCCAATCTGCAAGAAGTCGGTGGACAACAGCCTCGCCCGCCTGAAACGACTCTTCAACCTGTGCATTGAAAGCGGTCTTTGCTCCCTGAATCCCGTTTCGCGGGTGAAGTTTTTCCGCCCTGAATCGAGGAAGGACCGCTTTCTAAGCCCGGAGGAAGCCGAAACCCTCTTGGCCCAAACCTCCGAGCCTACGGTTCGCGCGGCCATTCTCTTCAGCATCCACACCGGCCTTCGGCTTGGCGAACTTCTAAGCCTTACTTGGGCCGATGTGGACTTCTCCCAGGGTGCCTTCGGGCAGATCACAATCCGAGCGGCAAGGGCGAAGGGGAAACGCTCCCGCCGGGTGCCCCTAGACCGTACGGCCCGGCAAGCCCTGGATTCCCTCCCCCGAGGGATTCGAGGGGATGCCCTCGTGTTCCAAAGATTCGGCGGGCGGTACAACTCCTGCCTTCGGAAGACGTTCGAGAAGGCCGTAAAGGCGGCGGACCTAGAGGGCGCTTCGTGGCATACCCTCCGCCATACTTCCGCCTCATGGCTCGTAATGGCCGGGACCCCTTTGGTGATCGTTCAAAGAATCCTCGGCCACCGGGCCATTGAAACGACCCTGCGCTACGCCCACCTTGCCCCCGGATTCCTGGAGGAGGCCGTCACGGCCCTGGACCGATTTGGTAAAAAATCGGTAAACATGGCCCCCTCTGCCTCCGAAGGGGGAACCCCATGATCGCCCGTAAGTCCTTTATTTTGGCGGAGAGAGAGGGATTCGAACCCCCGGTACCCTTTAGGGGTACAGCGGTTTTCGAGACCGCCGCCTTCGACCACTCGGCCATCTCTCCGCGGGGGGGGATTATAGAGGAAATCGGGGAGGAGGACCAGGCCCCTAAGGGGCGGGTGGGGAGAGGCCGCCGCGCCGAGCACCGAAGAATTCCCGCAACAGGGCGCGGGCTTCCTCCTCCATCAGGCCCGAGGCGACGGGGAATCGGTGGGGGTAACGGCCCTCCTTCCACAGGGCTTGAAGGTGGGCCACCCCCCCGAAGCGCGGCTCCGGTGCGGCGTAAACGAGGCCGCCGATTCGCGCGTGGACCAGAGCCCCGAGGCACATGAGGCA is from Acidobacteriota bacterium and encodes:
- a CDS encoding helix-turn-helix domain-containing protein produces the protein MPIDLDGLKGKVFSPAEAAQILGVTPDSVRRLVRERKLGAVHPFGGTTYLIHGDALIRYVRGLPPKDTPKHMEGGE
- a CDS encoding site-specific integrase, whose product is MKFFRPESRKDRFLSPEEAETLLAQTSEPTVRAAILFSIHTGLRLGELLSLTWADVDFSQGAFGQITIRAARAKGKRSRRVPLDRTARQALDSLPRGIRGDALVFQRFGGRYNSCLRKTFEKAVKAADLEGASWHTLRHTSASWLVMAGTPLVIVQRILGHRAIETTLRYAHLAPGFLEEAVTALDRFGKKSVNMAPSASEGGTP